The following are from one region of the Geoalkalibacter subterraneus genome:
- a CDS encoding 2-oxoacid:acceptor oxidoreductase family protein, protein MAERYEIRFSGAGGQGLITAGIILAEAASIVEGKSAVQSQSYGPEARGGASKSEVIISDGPIDYPKATVVDACLAMTQEAADKYANGIKPGGLLLLDSDFVKNEPKGDFKIVKMPIMRTAKEDIGREIVANVVALGAMIALTDVVARESGEKAVLAKVPEAFLELNKKAYNLGFEKVKALIN, encoded by the coding sequence ATGGCAGAACGTTATGAAATTCGGTTTTCCGGCGCCGGTGGTCAAGGTCTGATCACGGCCGGAATCATCCTGGCGGAAGCCGCCAGTATCGTTGAGGGAAAGTCCGCCGTTCAGTCTCAGAGCTACGGCCCTGAGGCCCGTGGTGGCGCCTCTAAATCGGAAGTTATCATTTCCGATGGACCCATTGATTATCCCAAGGCGACCGTTGTCGACGCCTGTCTGGCCATGACCCAGGAAGCCGCCGACAAGTACGCCAACGGCATTAAACCCGGCGGTTTGCTGCTTCTCGACTCCGACTTCGTGAAGAATGAGCCCAAAGGGGATTTCAAGATTGTCAAAATGCCCATCATGCGCACGGCCAAGGAAGACATCGGCCGGGAGATCGTCGCCAACGTGGTGGCCCTCGGCGCTATGATTGCCTTGACCGATGTCGTTGCCCGTGAATCAGGGGAGAAAGCAGTTCTGGCAAAAGTGCCCGAAGCCTTTCTTGAACTGAACAAAAAAGCTTACAATCTTGGCTTTGAAAAGGTTAAAGCGCTCATCAACTGA
- a CDS encoding 2-oxoacid:ferredoxin oxidoreductase subunit beta, translated as MAYDYEKSIRPGKLPHIWCPGCGHGIVMKGLIRAMDTCNLDRKMTSIVSGIGCASRLPGYLDACTLHTAHGRAAAFATGVKMANPEMTVICCGGDGDGTAIGGNHFIHACRRNIDMTYVIMNNYIYGMTGGQFSPCTPTGHLASTTPYGNPDPVFDISKLAIGAGATYVARTTAFHATQIDKLIAEGIKHKGMAIIEVLDDCPTTYGRRNKFRSVVDMMKRLKDMAVPVQAASKMTAEQLEGKILTGVLYKEDKPEYCEQYQNVIERAQGKAS; from the coding sequence ATGGCTTACGATTACGAAAAATCCATCCGGCCGGGTAAACTGCCTCATATCTGGTGCCCCGGCTGCGGTCACGGTATTGTCATGAAAGGCTTGATCCGGGCCATGGATACCTGCAATCTCGACCGGAAGATGACTTCCATCGTCTCAGGTATCGGCTGCGCCAGCCGTCTGCCCGGTTATCTCGATGCCTGTACTCTGCATACTGCCCATGGTCGTGCAGCTGCCTTCGCTACCGGAGTTAAGATGGCAAATCCCGAGATGACTGTGATCTGCTGCGGCGGTGATGGCGACGGTACGGCCATAGGAGGCAATCATTTCATCCATGCCTGCCGTCGCAATATCGACATGACCTATGTCATCATGAACAACTATATCTACGGCATGACCGGTGGTCAGTTCTCCCCCTGCACCCCTACGGGGCACCTGGCATCCACTACACCCTATGGCAATCCCGACCCTGTGTTTGATATTAGTAAACTGGCCATTGGCGCCGGTGCAACCTATGTGGCTCGCACCACTGCATTTCATGCAACCCAGATTGACAAGCTGATTGCGGAGGGGATCAAGCATAAGGGAATGGCAATCATCGAAGTGCTTGATGACTGCCCCACGACCTATGGCCGCCGCAACAAGTTTCGCTCCGTCGTCGATATGATGAAGCGTCTCAAGGATATGGCGGTACCGGTCCAGGCCGCTTCGAAAATGACGGCTGAACAGCTCGAAGGTAAAATTCTGACGGGTGTTCTGTATAAGGAAGACAAGCCGGAATACTGCGAGCAGTACCAGAACGTCATTGAGCGTGCCCAGGGCAAAGCGTCCTGA
- a CDS encoding 2-oxoacid:acceptor oxidoreductase subunit alpha: MAKKVALLQGNEACAHGAVYAGAKFFAGYPITPSTEVAEVLSVELPKVGGKFIQMEDEIGAMAAVIGASLTGAKAITATSGPGVSLKQELIGYACIAETPCVIINVMRGGPSTGMPTGPGQSDVMQARWGTHGDHAAIAVVPASCQEIYSETVRAFNLAEKYRMPVQVLYDEIVGHMRERVEFPEPGELEVIDRQAPDVSPEDYKPYDATKGQVPPLAAFGSGYKFHVTGLNKAADGFPTTKAELVDAEERRQVDKVMDNAADIEKNEEYMTEDAEVILWAYGSTSRSARYAVNELRSQGVKAGLFRPITLWPFPEKRTLELAEQVKAIVVPEMNLGQMIYEVERVSQGKCKIAGVHRVDGEPLNPGEIMAKVKEVL; the protein is encoded by the coding sequence GTGGCTAAGAAAGTTGCTCTTCTCCAGGGGAACGAAGCGTGTGCGCACGGTGCAGTTTATGCCGGCGCTAAATTTTTCGCTGGTTACCCCATCACGCCCTCCACGGAAGTTGCGGAAGTTCTGTCCGTTGAACTGCCCAAAGTTGGAGGGAAATTCATTCAGATGGAAGACGAAATCGGCGCCATGGCGGCAGTGATTGGTGCTTCCCTGACGGGTGCCAAGGCTATTACTGCGACATCGGGCCCCGGCGTCTCCCTTAAGCAGGAATTGATCGGCTATGCCTGCATTGCCGAAACGCCCTGCGTTATTATTAATGTTATGCGCGGCGGTCCTTCGACCGGTATGCCGACCGGGCCCGGCCAATCCGACGTCATGCAGGCCCGTTGGGGCACCCACGGCGACCACGCTGCGATTGCGGTTGTTCCCGCTTCCTGCCAGGAGATTTACAGCGAAACGGTTCGTGCCTTCAACCTGGCCGAAAAATACCGGATGCCTGTTCAGGTCCTTTACGATGAGATTGTCGGCCACATGCGCGAGCGGGTTGAATTCCCCGAGCCGGGTGAGCTTGAAGTCATCGATCGTCAGGCTCCTGACGTTTCTCCTGAGGATTACAAGCCCTATGACGCGACCAAGGGGCAGGTTCCTCCCCTGGCAGCTTTCGGGTCGGGATACAAATTCCATGTAACGGGCCTCAACAAGGCTGCTGACGGCTTCCCTACCACCAAGGCCGAGCTGGTTGATGCCGAGGAGCGTCGCCAGGTCGACAAGGTCATGGACAACGCCGCGGATATTGAGAAAAACGAAGAGTATATGACCGAAGACGCAGAAGTGATTCTGTGGGCTTATGGCTCTACTTCCCGTTCCGCCCGTTACGCTGTCAACGAACTGCGCAGCCAGGGTGTCAAGGCCGGCCTTTTCCGTCCTATCACCCTGTGGCCTTTCCCGGAAAAACGCACACTTGAATTGGCCGAGCAGGTTAAGGCGATTGTGGTCCCCGAAATGAACCTTGGCCAGATGATTTATGAGGTTGAGCGGGTATCCCAAGGCAAATGTAAAATTGCCGGCGTTCACCGGGTTGACGGTGAGCCGCTCAATCCCGGCGAGATTATGGCCAAGGTGAAGGAGGTTCTTTAA
- a CDS encoding 4Fe-4S binding protein, which produces MSAKGKVEIIERYCKGCNICVEFCPTQVLEMDLFTVKAAKPEACIACMQCELRCPDFAIKVEKIA; this is translated from the coding sequence ATGAGCGCCAAAGGAAAAGTGGAAATCATTGAGAGGTACTGCAAGGGGTGCAATATCTGCGTAGAGTTCTGCCCCACCCAGGTCCTCGAAATGGATCTTTTTACGGTCAAAGCGGCCAAGCCTGAAGCTTGCATCGCTTGTATGCAGTGCGAATTGCGCTGCCCTGATTTTGCCATCAAGGTCGAGAAAATCGCCTAA